The following coding sequences are from one Pararge aegeria chromosome 13, ilParAegt1.1, whole genome shotgun sequence window:
- the LOC120628964 gene encoding transcription elongation factor SPT6, which produces MADFLESEAEESEVDSEDEQPAERKKPKRKAAVQSEDEDEEEEDDEERLREELKDLIDDAPIEESGSDGEDSDASAGPKKRKKSDDELDDRLEDEDYDLIEENLGVKVARNKFKRLRRLEDDDSDNEGQDDPELEREVIAEKLFVGGSDDEDENRSEPAIPREEYDDVNEDMESDADDFIVDDDGRPIAERKKKRKHIFTDATLQEGQDIFGVDFDYDEFDKYGEEDYEDEEDEDLDEYIEDEDEDGERRRTKKGKPKRPSKKSIFEIYEPSELKRSHFTDLDNEIRKTDVPERMQIREVPITPVEEGSSELEDEAEWIYKQAFLKPPVSKADAQDARDRSRRGGSTVIKIRQALDFMRNQTLEVPFIAFYRKEYVQPELSINDLWKVYKYDAKWCQLKQRKENLLRLVENMRNYQLDKLMADPDAPIPENMRLIRDEDIDRMKNVQTSEELRDVHTHFLLYYSNDLPEMQKVQRAKERKKEFEEKKRLAREEAEKNGEDPEEAVAAVVAAQPDEEETTEVKSAVRSGPYELCRKAGIVPLVKQFGLSPEQFAENVRDNYQRHEVEQPPEPPLEAAEAYTTAGGSATEVLRRAVYMCGVQIAREPLLRATLRDALRERATVSVRPTARGLKEIDESHSCFSMKYLKKKPVRDLTGDQFLKLAITAEDKLLEITISEQIEGNTSSNYLEELKQLYQKDEFAATVQAWNELRAEAVTLALTKIVMPELRRELQAVLLQEAKEYVLKCCRRRLYDWLKVSPYESRVSDDDDDEWDTTNGLRVLSIAYVPDRTHSSFACVIAAAGEVVDHLRLPHIMYRRNAWDALERRSKEEDMTALRRFIMRKKPHVIVISGESREALSVKADVAECVQQLVEDEQFPRIPVEIADDTISKIYSNSIRGKNDFREYPDTLRQAICQGRLLQDPLMEISQLCGPDEEILCLRYHPLQDHIAKEDLLEGIELEFVNRVNEVGVDVNEAVLTGRGTELLQFVCGLGPRKAQALIKLFKQTNQKLENRTQLVTVCHMGPKVFINCSGFIRIDTSSLGDSTEAYIEVLDGSRVHPETYEWARKMAVDALEYEDEDANPAGALEEILEAPERLKDLDLDAFAEELERQGFGNKSITLYDIRAELNSRYKDLRVAYRSPTAEEMFDILTKESPESFHVGKMVLATVIGITHRRPEREKLDQANPVRNAETGLWECPFCRKNDFPELSEVWNHFDAGSCPGQATGVRIRLDNGLSGYIHIKNLSDRHVTDPTERVRIGQTIHCRILKIDVERFSVDCSSKSSDLLDKNNEWRPPKDPYYDQEAEDKDVRKDTEAKQTKERLQYVKRVIVHPAFHNISFAEAEKFMENMAQGEVIIRPSSKGSDHLTVTWKVADGICQHIDVREEGKENAFSLGRSLWIQGSEFEDLDEIIARHVTPMAGHARDLISYKYYKPLGGMRDKAEEILKEEKAKNANKIHYVISAAKNHPGRFLLSYLPRSRCTHEYVSVTPDGYKFRQRMFDSLGGLLKWFKEHFREPPPSNTPVQRTPALRTPHGGMTSTMYHTPAAHTPAFHTPAHTPGPAYINTPYTPSAQTPYMTPFATTPRQPDFLTPAVPRHKQVVQMPVYTEPSDWQKAAEDWVRHNRTVRDTPATPRSDGMSTPRDSSRTPRMDSRSTPRHDMRSTPRHDMRTPRHDGRSTPHGHSSGRSSRSHSVRSTPHTNTSPRSMSLGDATPLYDEN; this is translated from the exons ATGGCTGATTTCTTGGAATCCGAAGCTGAAGAAAGCGAG GTAGACTCTGAGGACGAACAGCCAGCTGAACGCAAGAAGCCTAAACGAAAAGCCGCCGTACAAAGCGAGGacgaagatgaagaagaagaag ATGATGAAGAACGTTTACGTGAAGAGCTAAAAGATTTAATAGATGATGCTCCTATAGAAGAGTCAGGTAGTGATGGGGAGGACTCTGATGCTAGTGCAGGTccaaagaaaagaaagaaaagtgaTGATGAACTTGATGACAGACTCGAGGATGAAGATTATGACTTGATTGAGGAGAATTTGGGAGTTAAAGTTGCTAGG AATAAGTTTAAGAGACTGAGGCGTTTAGAGGATGATGATAGTGATAATGAGGGACAAGATGATCCAGAGTTGGAGAGAGAGGTCATTGCTGAGAAACTTTTTGTGGGTGGCTCTGATGAT GAGGATGAAAATCGTTCAGAACCAGCCATACCACGAGAAGAATATGACGATGTTAATGAGGATATGGAGTCCGATGCTGATGACTTCATAGTTGATGATGACGGTAGACCAATAGCCGAGAGGAAAAAGAAACGGAAGCATATATTCACTGATGC TACACTGCAAGAGGGCCAAGACATTTTCGGCGTGGACTTCGATTATGACGAGTTTGATAAGTACGGAGAAGAAGATTATGAGGATGAAGAAGATGAAGACCTCGATGAATATATTGAGGATGAAGATGAGGATG GTGAAAGAAGAAGAACTAAAAAGGGCAAACCTAAGCGGCCTAGCAAGAAGTCTATATTTGAGATATATGAGCCAAGTGAGTTAAAGAGGAGCCATTTCACTGATTTGGATAATGAG ATACGTAAAACGGACGTGCCGGAACGTATGCAAATACGCGAAGTGCCGATCACTCCGGTGGAAGAGGGAAGTTCTGAACTCGAAGATGAGGCGGAGTGGATTTACAAGCAGGCCTTCCTCAAACCTCCAGTGTCAAAGGCCGATGCCCAGGACGCTAGAGACAGATCAAGACG GGGTGGCAGCACTGTTATCAAAATCCGCCAAGCTCTAGACTTCATGCGGAACCAGACGTTGGAGGTTCCATTCATCGCATTCTACCGCAAGGAGTACGTCCAGCCGGAGCTCAGTATCAACGACCTGTGGAAAGTGTACAAGTATGATGCCAAG TGGTGCCAACTGAAGCAGCGCAAGGAAAACCTGCTGCGATTGGTGGAGAATATGCGGAACTACCAACTTGACAAATTGATGGCCGACCCTGATGCGCCCATACCGGAGAACATGAGACTCATCCGGGACGAAGATATAGACAG AATGAAGAACGTACAAACATCAGAAGAGCTGCGTGacgtacacacacattttctcCTTTACTATTCAAATGATTTGCCTGAGATGCAAAAAGTACAACGGGCCAAGGAGAGGAAAAAGGAGTTTGAAGAGAAAAA GAGATTAGCTAGAGAAGAAGCTGAGAAAAATGGAGAAGATCCCGAGGAGGCTGTGGCTGCCGTGGTAGCCGCACAGCCTGATGAGGAAGAAACCACTGAAGTTAAGAGTGCAGTGCGCTCTGGGCCTTATGAGTTGTGCAGGAAAGCTGGTATTG TTCCCCTCGTGAAGCAGTTCGGGTTGAGTCCAGAACAATTCGCAGAGAACGTACGGGACAACTACCAGAGGCATGAAGTGGAACAGCCTCCTGAACCACCCTTAGAAGCTGCTGAGGCTTAT ACAACAGCAGGCGGCTCAGCGACGGAGGTTCTGCGCCGCGCGGTGTACATGTGCGGAGTGCAAATAGCCAGGGAGCCGTTATTGCGGGCCACACTGCGAGACGCCCTCAGAGAGCGGGCCACTGTCTCTGTACGACCCACGGCCCGCGGTTTGAAGGAGATTGACGAGAGCCACTCGTGTTTTAG CATGAAATATCTAAAGAAAAAACCTGTTCGCGATTTGACGGGTGACCAGTTCCTCAAGTTGGCTATAACGGCTGAAGACAAGTTACTGGAGATCACCATCAGTGAACAGATCGAGGGGAACACGAGTTCGAATTATCTAGAAGAGTTGAAGCAATTGTACCAAAAG GATGAATTTGCGGCCACGGTCCAAGCGTGGAACGAACTAAGAGCTGAAGCGGTGACACTGGCACTCACGAAGATTGTAATGCCCGAACTCAGGCGGGAACTGCAAGCTGTTCTGCTGCAAGAGGCAAAGGAATATGTTCTCAA ATGCTGCCGTCGACGCCTATACGACTGGTTAAAGGTGTCACCCTACGAGTCTAGGGTATcggacgatgatgacgatgaatggGACACGACTAATG GTCTCCGCGTGCTATCGATCGCGTACGTACCGGATCGTACGCATAGTTCGTTCGCGTGCGTTATTGCAGCGGCAGGTGAAGTTGTGGACCACTTGCGACTGCCGCACATAATGTACCGACGCAACGCGTGGGACGCGCTCGAGCGACGCAGCAAGGAAGAAGACATGACCGCACTACGTCG ttttattatgcGAAAGAAACCACATGTGATTGTAATAAGTGGTGAATCGCGAGAGGCGTTGAGCGTCAAGGCAGACGTGGCAGAATGCGTGCAGCAATTGGTCGAAGACGAACAGTTCCCGCGGATCCCTGTGGAAATAGCAGATGATACTATTAGCAAGATTTATAGCAACAGCATTAGAGGCAAG AATGACTTCAGAGAATATCCAGATACACTGCGACAGGCGATATGCCAAGGTCGCCTACTTCAAGACCCACTTATGGAGATTTCTCAATTATGTGGACCAGACGAAGAAATATTGTGCCTCAGATATCATCCGTTACAAGATCATATAGCTAAAGAAGATTTACTTGAAGGCATTGAATTGGAATTTGTAAATCGCGTTAACGAAGTAGGGGTTGACGTTAACGAAGCAGTCTTAACAGGTCGAGGGACAGAATTATTACAGTTTGTATGTGGCTTAGGTCCGAGAAAAGCCCAAGCGCTTATAAaacttttcaaacaaacaaatcagaaattagaaaATAGAACACAATTAGTAACAGTTTGTCATATGGGACCGAAGGTCTTCATTAACTGTTCTGGGTTTATTAGAATAGATACAAGCAGTTTAGGGGATAGTACTGAGGCTTATATTGAAGTTCTAGATGGATCCCGAGTCCATCCGGAAACGTACGAGTGGGCGCGAAAAATGGCAGTTGACGCTTTGGAATATGAGGACGAGGACGCAAATCCCGCGGGAGCTTTAGAAGAGATCCTCGAGGCACCTGAGAGACTCAAGGACTTGGATCTTGATGCTTTCGCTGAAGAGTTAGAGAGACAAGGCTTCGGCAATAAGAGCATAACTTTGTACGATATACGAGCAGAATTAAATTCTAGGTATAAAGACCTTCGTGTTGCTTATCGATCGCCAACCGCTGAAGAAATGTTCGACATTTTAACAAAAGAGTCTCCAGAAAGTTTCCACGTAGGCAAAATGGTTTTGGCTACAGTAATTGGCATCACTCATAGGAGACCAGAGAGGGAGAAATTAGACCAGGCGAATCCTGTGAGAAATGCTGAAACAGGTCTCTGGGAGTGTCCATTTTGCCGAAAAAATGACTTTCCTGAGCTTTCAGAG GTATGGAATCACTTCGACGCGGGTTCGTGTCCTGGACAAGCGACAGGGGTTCGGATACGACTAGACAACGGCCTGTCCGgctatattcatataaaaaatctcTCGGATAGACATGTTACGGACCCTACGGAAAGAGTCCGGATAGGCCAAACAATACACTGTAGGATTTTAAAGATAGACGTTGAACGATTCTCTGTAGACTGTTCCTCGAAATCTTCCGATTTGTTGGACAAAAACAATGAGTGGAG ACCTCCTAAAGACCCATACTACGATCAGGAAGCAGAAGATAAAGATGTACGTAAAGACACAGAAGCCAAACAAACTAAAGAACGCTTGCAATACGTTAAGCGAGTTATTGTGCACCCCGCTTTCCACAATATTAGCTTTGCAGAGGCTGAGAAGTTTATGGAAAACATGGCACAAGGAGAAGTTATCATAAGGCCTAGTAGTAAG GGCTCTGATCACCTGACGGTGACGTGGAAGGTGGCAGATGGTATCTGCCAGCACATTGACGTGCGAGAAGAAGGGAAAGAGAACGCGTTCTCTTTAG gtcGAAGTCTCTGGATACAAGGCTCAGAGTTCGAAGACCTGGATGAAATCATCGCACGGCACGTCACTCCAATGGCGGGTCACGCGCGCGATCTTATCTCCTACAAATACTACAAACCACTCGGAGGCATGCGAGACAAGGCCGAGGAAATACTCAAAGAGGAGAAAGCGAAGAATGCGAACAAGATCCACTACGTCATATCCGCAGCAAAGAACCACCCGGGCAGGTTCCTCCTATCGTATCTACCTAGATCGAGATGCACGCACGAGTACGTATCGGTGACTCCAGATGGGTACAAATTTAGGCAAAGAATGTTCGACTCATTAGGTGGTCTACTGAAATGGTTCAAGGAGCACTTCCGGGAACCGCCGCCTTCGAATACACCAGTTCAAAGGACTCCCGCGTTACGTACTCCGCACGGTGGGATGACGTCGACAATGTATCATACGCCGGCGGCGCACACACCTGCGTTCCACACGCCCGCACACACACCCGGCCCTGCGTACATCAATACTCCATACACTCCTTCAGCTCAAACTCCGTACATGACACCGTTTGCGACAACGCCCAGACAACCGGACTTCCTCACGCCTGCTGTGCCTCGTCACAAACAAGTAGTCCAAATGCCTGTTTACACCGAGCCTTCGGACTGGCAAAAGGCTGCTGAAGATTGGGTGCGTCACAATAGAACCGTTCGTGACACACCGGCTACGCCCAGAAGTGATGGTATGTCTACGCCTAGGGACTCATCGCGGACGCCGCGAATGGACTCGCGGTCAACCCCCCGACACGACATGCGATCGACCCCCCGACACGACATGCGAACCCCCCGCCACGACGGGAGGAGCACCCCTCACGGTCACAGTTCCGGTCGATCGTCTCGTTCCCACTCGGTCCGTTCGACCCCCCACACGAACACGTCACCCCGCTCTATGTCTCTCGGCGATGCTACTCCGCTTTACGACGAAAACTAA
- the LOC120628936 gene encoding AH receptor-interacting protein codes for MSNTPIKKNIISAGQKYVPISNGSKVHFHFQTWKLGNERILLDDSREIGKREPMVLIIGHKFKLEVWESIVKMMAVGEIASFHVKKELVYSYPFVSKTLRELGSEHRNRHTCTMTLQTEGIGFSDLDNLINKPCDLEFIIELLKIESSNEYEKELWQYSGQERLNLVPKLKERGNILYGQKLYDEAEDVYCQAIGICEQFMNRERKCDEEWITLNKMKLPVLLNYAQCKLVKGDYYAVIEHCNTILEYEQDNEKALYRRAKAHVGAWNPDSAKDDFQRLKFINPSLSSIVDKELENLRNMRKQKEEQDKKALEKLFIKERETQQ; via the exons ATGAGCAATACtccaataaaaaagaatataattagTGCAGGGCAAAAATATGTGCCCATCTCCAATGGAAGCAAg gtacattttcattttcaaacaTGGAAACTAGGAAATGAAAGAATTTTGTTAGATGACAGCAGAGAAATTGGCAAAAGAGAACCAATGGTACTTATAATAGGGCACAAGTTCAAACTAGAAGTTTGGGAGAGTATTGTTAAAATGATGGCTGTCGGAGAAATAGCCAGTTTTCATGTGAAGAAAGAG CTGGTATACAGTTATCCTTTTGTATCAAAAACACTCCGCGAGTTGGGAAGCGAGCATAGAAACAGACATACGTGTACAATGACATTACAAACAGAAGGCATCGGATTTAGCGACTTGGACAACTTGATCAACAAGCCATGTGATCTGGAATTCATTATAG AACTATTAAAAATAGAGAGTTCTAATGAATATGAGAAAGAGTTATGGCAATATTCCGGACAAGAGAGGCTGAACCTAGTGCCCAAGCTGAAAGAAAGAGGCAACATTTTGTATGGGCAAAAGCTATATGATGAAGCTGAGGATGTATATTGCCAGGCCATTGGTATTTGCGAGCAGTTTATGAATAG GGAACGAAAATGTGACGAGGAATGGATTACTTTGAACAAGATGAAACTTCCAGTTCTTCTCAACTATGCTCAATGCAAACTAGTCAAAGGAGATTATTATGCTGTTATAGAACATTGCAATACTATTTTGGAGTATGAACAAG ATAACGAAAAAGCTTTATACAGGAGGGCGAAAGCTCATGTTGGAGCATGGAATCCGGACTCAGCTAAAGATGACTTTCAAcgattaaaattcattaatccTTCTTTAAGTTCTATAGTTGACAAAGAATTAGAGAATCTTAGAAATATGAGGAAACAAAAAGAAGAGCAAGACAAGAAAGCCCTAGAAAAGCTGTTTATTAAAGAAAGAGAGACACAACAGTAA